In Alkalimarinus alittae, the DNA window AATGGACTCAAAAAATATTTAAACACTCAAGTAAGTTTCAAAATCCAATACATCAAAATTACAAACATATTAAAACTCTCGAAAGCTGTTTGGGTATTAATCAGGAATACCTTTACTCGGTTATTGTCTTTATTGGTGACAGTACATTTAAAACTCAAATGCCTGAATATGTCACTTATGCTAGAGGTTGTGTCCAATACATCAAATCAAAAAATATTGAGGTATTAACACAAAAAGAAACCGCTGAAATAGTTGAGAAAATTGAAGGTGGTAGACTTCAACGAAGCATAAAAACAAATAGAGAGCATGTTGCTCATGTTAAAGAAATTATTAGCTCTAAAGAGAAAAAAGAACAAGAAAACTCTTGCCCCAAATGCGGTTCTGAAATGATTCTGAGGGAATCAAAAAAAGGAGCTAATGCAGGGAATAAATTTTGGGGTTGTTCGTCATTTCCTAAATGTAGAAAAATCGTTAACATCACCTAACCAACAGCTCAAACGGACAAAATATGCTGTCATTTTTTTTGCAAAAACACGCAAATAAAACGCCATCAAATTTAGCCGTTTAGCAAAGCGTTAGGTGTGCTACCAGTCAGTATTTATGGCGGTTTTGGTTTAAAGCGTGTGCGGTTTCGAACCAAAACCAGTGCAAAAGTGAAGCATTGAAAGTACCGTACTTTAATACGCTTGAGTTGTGGGGCATCCCACATTAACGATTGAAATTAGCGTTTAAAATTCTTCGCTTCAGTCTTCGTGCAAAAAGGATGAAGTGGAGTAAATATTAGAAGGTATGGATCACGGGAATAAGAGACTTTGGAGAAAGTATCAAAGTCCGAAGTGACTTCCACACCTAACCAATAGCAGCATAGGACAACAACAAAAGCGGCCAAAGAGCCGGCCGCTTTTGTTGTTGCCCATGTGCAAGGCGTTAGGTGTGCTACCAGACTGTATTTATGGTGTATTTGGTTTTAACAGTGTGCGATTACGATCCAAAACCAGTGCAAAAGTGAAGTGCTGAAAGTACCGTATAATTAAAGGCTTTAGTTGTGGGGCATCCCACATTAACGGTTGAAAATAGCGTTTAAAGTTCTTCGCTTCAGTCTTCGTGCAAGATGGATGAAGTGGAATAAAAATTAGAAGGTGTGAGTCACGGGAATAAGAGACTTTGGAGTAAAGGTCAAAGCCCGAAGTGACTTCCACACCTAACCAGTAGCAGCATAGGACAACAACAAAAGCGGCCAAAGAGAAAAAGCTGGCCGTTTTTGTTGTTGCCCATGTGCAAAGCGTTAGGGGTCTTAAAGCCATATAGTCACGTCAGTCTAAGCGTCAAAAAGAGTACGCCGCAGTGTAGCAACGCTGCAAAGGTCAGCCTGTGTTAAAAGCAAAAGTTAAGCTCTGAATTTAAAGGTAAATTAATCTCCTTAGTTGTAGGGCAGCCCACTTGAAGGATTGAAATTAAAAGCCAATGTTCTTCGCTTAGGTCATCGTGCAAAATGGATAAAGCGGAATAAGTATTAAAGCGTGTGAGTGGAATACGAGACTTCGGAGTAAGTATCAACGTCCGAAGATAAATAAAAAAGCGTTGGGGGAATGAGTAACTTCGGAATAACATAGTAAAGTCCGAAGTGAAATAACCCCCTAACAAGTAGCATCATAGGACAACAACAAAAGCGGCCAAAAAGAAAAGGCCGGCCACTTTTGCTGTTGCCCATGTGCAAAGCGTTAGGTGTGCTACCAGACTGTATTTATGGTGTATTTGGTTTTAACAGTGTGCGATTACGATCCAAAACCAGTGCAAAAGTGAAGTGCTGAAAGTACCGTATAATTAAAGGCTTTAGTTGTGGGGCATCCCACATTAACGGTTGAAAATAGCGTTTAAAATTCTTCGCTTCAGTCTTCGTGCAAGATGGATGAAGTGGAATAAAAATTAGAAGGTGTGAGTCACGGGAATAAGAGACTTTGGAGTAAAGGTCAAAGCCCGAAGTGACTTCCACACCTAACCAGTAGCAGCATAGGACAACAACAAAAGCGGCCAAAGAGAAAAAGCTGGCCGTTTTTGTTGTTGCCCATGTGCAAAGCGTTAGGTGTGCTACCAGTCAGTATTTATGGCGGTTTTGGTTTAAAGCGTGTGCGGTTTCGAACCAAAACCAGTGCAAAAGTGAAGCATTGAAAGTACCGTACTTTAATACGCTTGAGTTGTGGGGCATCCCACATTAACGATTGAAATTAGCGTTTAAAATTCTTCGCTTCAGTCTTCGTGCAAAAAGGATGAAGTGGAGTAAATATTAGAAGGTATGGATCACGGGAATAAGAGACTTTGGAGAAAGTATCAAAGTCCGAAGTGACTTCCACACCTAACCAATAGCAGCATAGGACAACAACAAAAGCGGCCAAAGAGCCGGCCGCTTTTGTTGTTGCCCATGTGCAAGGCGTTAGGTGTGCTACCAGACTGTATTTATGGTGTTTTTGGTTTTAACATTGTGCGATTGCGACCCAAAACCAGTGCAAAAGTGAAGCATTGAAAGTACCGTACTTTACTACGCTTTAGTTGTGGGGCAACCCACATTAACGGTTGGATTAAGCGTTTAAAGTTCTTCGCTTCGGTCTTCGTGCAAGCACGCTAGAGTGGAGTAAAAATTTAAGGTGTGGATCACGGGAATAAG includes these proteins:
- a CDS encoding nuclease-related domain-containing protein, whose translation is MDFTPMLNQIYSAVWYLVPFFVVLTVIKTPWFKGVLGEFQVNLLLKLFLPKENYHLIKNATLPTENGTTQIHHILVSKYGVFVIETKNMKGWIFGSSNQKQWTQKIFKHSSKFQNPIHQNYKHIKTLESCLGINQEYLYSVIVFIGDSTFKTQMPEYVTYARGCVQYIKSKNIEVLTQKETAEIVEKIEGGRLQRSIKTNREHVAHVKEIISSKEKKEQENSCPKCGSEMILRESKKGANAGNKFWGCSSFPKCRKIVNIT